A portion of the bacterium genome contains these proteins:
- a CDS encoding YbaB/EbfC family nucleoid-associated protein, which translates to MAGIKDQMKMVRELQKAQKELKKEIIEVEAGEGAVVIQFSGELKVKSVKLNPELVDFEDIEELEHWIQIAIRDGLEEAQKVAAEKMQPLMGGLGNLGL; encoded by the coding sequence ATGGCTGGTATTAAAGACCAAATGAAAATGGTGCGTGAACTTCAAAAAGCGCAAAAAGAACTCAAAAAAGAAATCATCGAAGTTGAAGCCGGCGAGGGCGCTGTCGTGATTCAATTTTCTGGAGAACTTAAAGTAAAAAGCGTTAAACTCAACCCAGAATTGGTCGACTTTGAAGATATCGAAGAACTCGAACACTGGATCCAAATCGCCATCCGCGATGGTCTCGAAGAAGCGCAAAAAGTCGCTGCTGAAAAAATGCAACCGCTTATGGGCGGACTCGGCAATCTCGGGCTTTAA
- the dnaB gene encoding replicative DNA helicase, with protein sequence MNNDNKSGKIPPQNIDAEMSLLGAILIDEEVLIDVAEIVKPIDFYDKRHASIYAGIIRLFEKHSPVDLLTLTDELKKKGDLDAVGGSTYLSELTNYVPTAAHAKSYAEIVSQAAVRRRLIKASADISTLAFNEELTVPQLLGQSEAELFSVSDSSLSNDLTSLEEILDNSFERLDELFRNKGKLRGIRTGYRDLDNMTAGLQRSNLIILAARPAMGKTTLVTNLAYNIATIEKKPVLFFSLEMSKEQLVDRMLADAAGVDSWNIQTGNLSEEDFAKLSDAMGEMAEAPIYIDDTPGITALELRTKARRLAHEGELGLIVIDYLQLLEPTTKTGNRVQEVSEISRSLKLIARELNVPVIALSQLSRQVENRDDKRPQLADLRESGSIEQDADIVMFIFREAYYNPETERQNITDLILAKHRQGATGTVELYFHPERLRFMSLDKKH encoded by the coding sequence ATGAATAACGACAACAAAAGCGGTAAAATCCCGCCACAAAATATCGACGCCGAGATGTCGCTTCTTGGCGCAATCTTGATTGACGAAGAAGTCTTGATTGATGTTGCCGAGATTGTAAAGCCGATTGACTTTTATGACAAGCGACACGCCAGCATTTACGCGGGGATTATTAGATTGTTCGAGAAGCATTCACCAGTGGATCTGCTTACCCTCACGGACGAACTCAAGAAAAAGGGCGATCTGGACGCGGTTGGCGGCTCAACTTACCTTTCAGAACTCACCAACTATGTACCTACAGCAGCACACGCCAAATCTTACGCTGAAATTGTCTCGCAGGCGGCAGTGAGGCGACGACTGATTAAAGCCAGCGCTGACATCTCTACTTTGGCATTCAATGAAGAATTAACCGTTCCGCAACTCTTGGGTCAAAGTGAAGCGGAGTTGTTTAGCGTGTCTGATTCGAGCCTGTCCAATGATTTGACTTCACTGGAAGAAATTCTCGACAACTCCTTCGAAAGGCTCGATGAACTCTTTCGAAATAAAGGCAAACTCCGTGGAATCCGCACGGGCTACCGCGATCTCGACAATATGACGGCTGGACTTCAACGCTCCAACCTGATTATTCTCGCTGCTCGCCCAGCGATGGGTAAGACAACACTCGTGACCAATCTCGCTTACAATATTGCCACGATCGAGAAGAAGCCGGTGTTATTTTTCTCCTTAGAGATGAGTAAAGAGCAGTTGGTTGACCGTATGCTTGCCGATGCGGCTGGCGTTGACTCCTGGAATATCCAGACCGGAAATTTGAGCGAAGAAGACTTCGCCAAACTTTCTGACGCAATGGGTGAAATGGCAGAAGCACCAATTTATATCGACGACACGCCAGGAATCACCGCGCTTGAACTTCGTACCAAAGCACGACGCCTTGCCCACGAGGGAGAACTCGGTCTCATCGTAATCGACTACCTTCAACTTCTTGAGCCAACCACCAAAACAGGCAACCGCGTTCAAGAAGTCTCCGAAATTTCACGCTCACTCAAACTCATCGCGCGAGAACTCAATGTGCCAGTTATCGCGCTCTCGCAGTTGTCTCGTCAGGTTGAAAACCGTGACGACAAGCGACCGCAACTTGCCGACCTTCGTGAGTCTGGATCTATTGAGCAGGACGCTGACATCGTGATGTTTATCTTCCGCGAGGCGTATTACAACCCTGAAACCGAGCGGCAAAATATTACCGATCTAATCCTTGCCAAACACCGCCAAGGCGCCACAGGCACAGTTGAACTATACTTCCACCCAGAGCGTTTGCGCTTTATGTCGCTGGATAAGAAGCATTAA
- a CDS encoding glycosyltransferase family 39 protein has translation MIKQKIANFWLYKQRYRLAYGFLILSFISILAFSIFVAPRGLTEAEISFSVASHNLEIENLFSSNIINLPFKILQKLSIGIFGLSEISVKLPAILLSFLAIFLIVKLSHAWFGRGIATITAILATASGQFFFISQSGTAEILQVIYPLALILLGFDFVRKRSRATLLAIAAILGLMIYSPLGIFMLVATTLALFAHPGLRLTLRKIARKDKILTGAVFLIVITPTLISIWRDGSTLGAIFGWAENFNFSKNFQLLFSRLFSFENAISGGVILPIVSLPTLILIAIGIFFTLQSRHTPKSYLLYIWLMILLVACMINPDFTVILFVPILLLTSTGIYSLIQTWYTIFPKNPYARVFGLIPISVFLGGFLLANLDNFRLNYLHSPEVSAKFNQDLHILQENLGDRKSVNLMISAQEKPFYKILEKQNKAKIVDNFRENEIFVSNKALKTTDTPKGYQISRILTSSKISDAARFYILKKL, from the coding sequence ATGATTAAACAAAAAATCGCCAATTTTTGGCTTTACAAACAGAGGTATCGCCTCGCATACGGATTTTTGATTTTAAGTTTTATTTCGATTTTAGCGTTTTCGATTTTTGTGGCTCCAAGAGGCTTAACGGAAGCGGAAATTTCTTTCAGCGTAGCCAGTCACAATCTTGAAATTGAAAATCTTTTTAGTAGCAATATAATCAACTTGCCGTTCAAAATTCTTCAAAAATTAAGCATCGGGATTTTTGGTTTGAGTGAAATTTCTGTCAAATTGCCAGCGATTTTGCTGTCATTCTTGGCGATTTTCTTGATTGTAAAATTATCACACGCGTGGTTTGGCCGAGGCATTGCCACGATTACGGCAATTTTAGCCACTGCTTCAGGGCAATTTTTCTTCATCTCACAAAGTGGTACGGCTGAGATTTTACAAGTGATTTATCCGCTGGCGCTGATTTTGCTTGGATTTGACTTTGTTAGAAAAAGGTCGCGCGCGACGCTTTTGGCGATTGCTGCGATTTTGGGCTTAATGATTTATTCACCTCTGGGGATTTTTATGCTCGTGGCCACAACTTTGGCGCTTTTTGCGCATCCTGGACTTCGATTAACTCTTAGAAAGATAGCCAGAAAGGACAAAATTCTGACTGGCGCTGTTTTCTTAATCGTTATTACACCGACCTTGATCTCAATCTGGAGAGATGGCTCGACTTTGGGCGCAATTTTTGGATGGGCAGAAAATTTCAACTTCTCGAAGAACTTTCAACTATTATTCTCAAGGCTGTTTAGTTTCGAAAACGCCATTTCTGGCGGAGTGATTTTGCCAATCGTGAGCCTGCCAACGCTGATTTTGATCGCGATCGGGATTTTCTTCACACTACAATCTCGACACACGCCAAAATCTTATCTGCTTTATATTTGGCTGATGATTTTGCTCGTGGCGTGTATGATCAACCCTGATTTTACAGTGATTTTATTCGTGCCGATCTTACTATTGACGAGCACTGGCATTTATAGTTTGATACAAACTTGGTATACAATTTTCCCTAAGAATCCTTACGCACGAGTGTTTGGATTGATACCAATTTCTGTATTTTTGGGCGGATTTTTGCTGGCCAATCTCGACAACTTCCGCCTGAATTACCTTCATTCCCCAGAAGTTAGCGCTAAATTCAATCAAGATTTGCATATCTTACAAGAAAATCTTGGCGACAGAAAATCCGTCAATTTGATGATTTCTGCGCAAGAAAAGCCTTTTTATAAGATTTTGGAGAAGCAAAATAAAGCCAAAATCGTTGACAATTTCCGTGAAAATGAGATTTTTGTTTCCAACAAAGCCCTCAAAACGACCGATACACCAAAAGGCTATCAGATTTCAAGAATTTTAACTTCGAGCAAAATCTCTGATGCGGCCAGATTTTATATCTTGAAAAAACTGTAG
- the recR gene encoding recombination mediator RecR, with the protein MAQILPQALLDAIENLGKLPGVGSRTAERYAYYLLKNPSAISQNIAESLLLLHKNVKSCPRTFALISDTEEISPLYTDPTRDKKLVAVVEEPLDIIALEKTKQFNGTYHVLGGRISPIDGITPDKLHIKELASRIQEDGVREIIIATNASVEGESTALYIQRFLREKGFDDLIISRLARGIPVGVDLEYADQITLSHALEGRRKI; encoded by the coding sequence GTGGCGCAAATTCTTCCGCAGGCGCTTTTAGACGCCATTGAAAATCTGGGCAAATTGCCCGGCGTTGGCTCTCGCACAGCCGAGCGCTACGCTTATTATTTACTAAAAAATCCTTCCGCAATTAGCCAAAATATCGCGGAGAGTTTGCTTTTACTTCATAAAAATGTCAAAAGTTGCCCGCGCACTTTTGCGCTGATTTCTGACACGGAAGAAATTTCGCCACTCTACACCGACCCAACGCGCGACAAAAAACTCGTCGCCGTCGTAGAAGAACCTCTCGATATTATCGCCCTAGAAAAAACCAAGCAATTTAACGGAACTTACCACGTTCTCGGCGGAAGGATCAGCCCAATCGATGGCATCACGCCAGATAAACTTCACATTAAAGAACTCGCATCGCGCATCCAAGAAGATGGCGTCCGAGAGATAATTATCGCTACCAATGCCAGCGTCGAGGGCGAAAGCACGGCGCTCTATATCCAGCGATTTTTACGAGAAAAGGGCTTTGACGATCTAATAATCTCACGCCTTGCGCGCGGAATTCCTGTTGGTGTTGACCTTGAATACGCCGACCAAATCACTCTCAGCCACGCTTTGGAAGGAAGGAGAAAAATTTAA
- a CDS encoding ATP-dependent DNA helicase yields the protein MNDFETNFQKAYNMLNPEQRQAVDQIDGPLLVIAGPGTGKTQLLSTRIAKILRDTDASADNILAMTFTDAGARNMRERLATFIGADSHKVNVFTYHAFANEIIQNYREFFINRNLDNLVDDISLHQILSEIHEQIPQDSPFKRVEIGEISRAISELKQALITPAELKKIAEQNSRLDLELLKNLREIDFESIKNKRKEDIIKPFYEKVLLAIGQALSGEMAVSEKIKPNLFYAFEDLRAVLEDEPEKFSTKPFTAWKNAYLGRIGADGKAQPTDFVKNKKLVELADFYQKYEDTLRQNSAFDYNDMILETIRAMENFAELRLMLQEKYQYILLDEYQDTNGAQSRLIELLTDNEIFNGRPNVMAVGDDDQAIMAFQGARSSNMLDFFNRYRDTGLVNLRVNYRSHSKILESAGAIAEQISDRLTQNLPIKIKKDIVAFNDGNFEAPQILRKDFLSQAAEFDWTAGEISKLIQSGVEPNEIAVLSPKHAVLQDFAPHLKYRDVAVNYEKRDNIFEDKTIRALVKISQLTTAIKYENWDKINEIFPEVLSFDFWKLSALEIWKLSWRAEHNPRFWLGEIFETPKSTSTDPTEVPDTEELESVRAVAQFLVQVAIKMDDFSLEQMIDIILGTAKFDDSDFVSPIRAYLSQISEEEYYDTLLNLTVLREHLREFLKEKSSSLRDLAEFAAIYEMAELRIVNTNPHKVSDDAVQLMTAYKSKGLEFSHVFMLGVNNSGWNSDRKGKDGISLPKNLEFVRIKDGGENTRKRLFFVALTRAKTHLYLTNPLKNFSGNNNSRLEFLNEVEEKVGEEKFFIAKNLPTEFQKVEMTENDKLSLQAIENNWHGFYQVKNEKMRDLLRARLDNYRISASHINSFTQVKYGGPQSFFENTILRFPSGENVNSATGSIVHALVSRAQNELRASGNFDSEKIIARASQEAKKYNFGEKDTTEIVKTAQDSLRFIFENRREIFSPDNLAEENFRAAGVVVGEAILTGNIDYLQIDKTAKKITVIDWKTGHIPLDRNDETKIQTSAPKTYNYENQLYVYKILVENSPKFAGYTVTDGVVEFIEPVDGRGFSHRIKFNDLREDFVKLLIRAVYDKVKNFEFEDDISGFSDDLKGIRQYQNQLVREFAKKIGLSEAPLWIFERTKTYLAMIEI from the coding sequence ATGAACGACTTCGAAACCAACTTCCAAAAAGCCTACAATATGCTCAACCCAGAACAGCGCCAAGCCGTTGACCAGATTGATGGTCCGCTCCTCGTAATTGCTGGCCCGGGGACAGGTAAGACGCAACTCCTCTCAACTCGTATTGCCAAGATTTTACGCGACACTGATGCTTCGGCTGACAACATTTTGGCGATGACCTTTACAGATGCGGGCGCGAGAAATATGCGCGAGCGCCTCGCCACTTTTATCGGCGCGGATTCTCATAAGGTCAATGTTTTCACCTACCACGCCTTCGCCAACGAAATCATCCAAAATTACCGCGAATTCTTCATAAATCGTAACCTCGACAATCTGGTCGACGATATTTCGCTCCACCAAATTTTGTCCGAGATTCACGAGCAAATCCCGCAAGATTCTCCTTTTAAGCGCGTCGAAATTGGCGAAATCTCCCGCGCTATTTCCGAACTAAAACAAGCGCTCATTACACCGGCCGAACTTAAAAAAATCGCCGAGCAAAACTCGCGGCTTGATTTGGAGTTGCTCAAAAATCTCCGCGAGATCGACTTCGAATCAATTAAAAATAAGCGCAAAGAAGATATAATCAAGCCATTTTATGAAAAAGTCTTACTAGCGATTGGACAAGCATTGAGCGGCGAAATGGCGGTTTCAGAAAAAATCAAACCCAATCTTTTTTATGCGTTCGAAGATCTCCGCGCCGTGCTTGAAGACGAGCCAGAGAAGTTTTCAACCAAGCCTTTCACTGCGTGGAAAAACGCCTACCTCGGCAGAATTGGAGCCGACGGAAAAGCCCAGCCAACGGATTTTGTCAAAAACAAAAAACTGGTCGAACTTGCCGATTTCTATCAAAAATACGAGGACACTCTGCGCCAAAATTCTGCCTTCGACTATAATGATATGATTCTCGAAACCATCCGCGCGATGGAGAACTTCGCCGAACTTCGCCTAATGCTCCAAGAAAAATATCAGTATATTTTGCTTGATGAATATCAGGACACCAACGGCGCGCAAAGTCGCTTGATTGAACTTCTAACAGATAACGAAATCTTCAACGGGCGGCCAAATGTGATGGCGGTGGGTGACGATGATCAGGCAATTATGGCGTTTCAGGGCGCGAGAAGTTCTAATATGCTGGATTTTTTCAACCGCTATCGCGACACGGGGTTGGTGAATCTCCGCGTCAATTATCGCTCGCATAGCAAGATCCTCGAGAGCGCTGGGGCGATTGCGGAGCAGATTTCTGATCGCCTGACGCAGAATTTGCCTATCAAAATCAAGAAAGACATCGTGGCGTTTAATGATGGCAATTTCGAGGCGCCGCAGATTTTGCGAAAAGACTTTTTGAGCCAAGCGGCAGAGTTCGACTGGACGGCGGGAGAGATTTCTAAATTGATCCAAAGTGGCGTCGAGCCCAATGAAATCGCCGTTCTTTCACCCAAGCACGCGGTGCTTCAGGACTTTGCTCCACATCTTAAATATCGAGATGTGGCCGTCAATTACGAGAAGCGCGATAATATTTTTGAAGATAAAACGATCCGTGCGCTGGTCAAAATCTCGCAACTGACCACGGCAATCAAGTATGAAAATTGGGACAAAATCAATGAGATTTTTCCTGAAGTTTTGAGTTTTGACTTCTGGAAATTGAGTGCGCTCGAAATCTGGAAATTAAGTTGGCGGGCAGAGCACAATCCGCGATTTTGGCTTGGAGAGATTTTCGAAACCCCTAAATCTACTTCTACAGATCCAACTGAAGTGCCTGACACAGAGGAACTCGAGAGTGTCCGCGCGGTCGCGCAATTCTTAGTTCAAGTTGCCATCAAAATGGATGATTTTTCGCTGGAACAAATGATCGACATCATTCTCGGCACTGCTAAATTTGACGATTCTGATTTTGTCAGCCCGATTCGCGCCTACCTTTCGCAAATTTCTGAAGAAGAATATTACGATACTTTACTCAATCTGACGGTTTTGCGTGAGCATTTGCGTGAATTTTTGAAAGAAAAATCCAGTTCTCTGCGAGATTTGGCAGAATTTGCCGCAATTTATGAAATGGCGGAACTCAGGATTGTCAACACCAACCCGCACAAAGTCAGTGATGACGCCGTCCAACTGATGACCGCTTATAAGTCCAAAGGTCTGGAATTCTCGCACGTGTTCATGCTTGGGGTCAACAACTCCGGCTGGAATAGCGATCGCAAGGGCAAGGATGGCATCAGTCTACCTAAAAATCTCGAGTTTGTCCGCATTAAAGACGGTGGAGAAAACACCCGCAAGCGACTATTTTTCGTGGCATTGACGCGCGCCAAAACGCATCTTTATCTCACCAATCCGCTCAAAAATTTCTCCGGCAACAATAATTCTCGGCTGGAATTTTTGAATGAAGTCGAAGAAAAGGTGGGCGAAGAAAAATTCTTCATCGCCAAAAATCTCCCAACAGAATTCCAAAAAGTCGAAATGACCGAAAACGACAAACTCTCGCTTCAAGCGATTGAAAACAACTGGCACGGCTTCTACCAAGTTAAAAACGAAAAAATGCGAGATTTGCTCCGCGCAAGACTTGACAATTATAGGATTAGTGCTTCTCATATCAATTCATTCACGCAAGTCAAATACGGCGGCCCACAAAGTTTCTTCGAAAATACCATTCTGCGTTTTCCATCTGGAGAAAATGTTAATAGCGCAACTGGATCGATCGTTCACGCGCTTGTTTCGAGGGCGCAAAATGAACTTCGAGCGAGCGGAAACTTCGACAGCGAAAAAATAATTGCGCGAGCAAGTCAAGAGGCGAAAAAATACAACTTTGGCGAAAAAGACACGACTGAAATTGTGAAAACGGCACAGGATTCGCTTCGATTTATTTTCGAAAATCGCCGAGAAATCTTCTCTCCAGACAATCTCGCGGAAGAAAATTTCCGCGCGGCTGGCGTGGTGGTAGGCGAGGCGATCCTAACCGGTAATATCGACTATCTTCAGATTGATAAAACTGCCAAAAAGATTACTGTCATCGACTGGAAAACAGGGCATATTCCGCTCGATCGCAATGACGAGACTAAAATTCAGACCAGCGCGCCCAAAACCTACAATTATGAAAATCAGTTGTATGTTTACAAAATCCTGGTCGAGAATTCACCAAAATTCGCTGGCTACACCGTGACGGATGGCGTTGTTGAGTTCATCGAGCCGGTCGACGGGCGAGGATTTTCGCACCGCATAAAGTTCAATGACTTACGAGAAGATTTCGTCAAATTACTGATTAGAGCGGTTTACGATAAAGTAAAGAATTTTGAGTTCGAAGATGATATTTCTGGCTTTAGCGACGATCTTAAAGGAATTCGGCAGTATCAAAATCAATTGGTGCGAGAATTTGCTAAAAAAATCGGACTATCCGAAGCGCCACTTTGGATTTTTGAAAGGACAAAGACCTATCTTGCGATGATCGAGATTTAA
- a CDS encoding DHH family phosphoesterase: MFEKAKNLIENSQKITIIQAENPDGDSIGSALALEEILGDLGKEVQLFCPVDIPKYLRYFEGWDRVSDNLWPSDLYIIVDTASQVLLSKISDSPLNRNLFSKTPVLVIDHHTDATPDLEFENSLILLEKPSCAEVIFEMAQDLDFPINERAANHLMGAILSDTLGFSTQNVQPRTFEIASQLTKLGASTSKIEDARRELSKKAPEILEYKGELIRRIEYFLDGKLALVHIPWEEIKKYSDKYNPSVLVLDEMRLVEGVEVCVAIKTYPDGKLTGKIRTNSPIAADIAGYFGGGGHAYAAGFRVYEQYEWILRDLVSATDKIIRK, translated from the coding sequence ATGTTCGAAAAAGCAAAAAATCTGATCGAAAATTCGCAAAAAATCACCATCATTCAGGCGGAAAATCCAGATGGCGACAGCATCGGCTCGGCGCTCGCGCTCGAAGAAATTCTCGGCGACCTCGGCAAGGAGGTTCAACTTTTTTGCCCCGTAGATATTCCCAAATATTTGCGATATTTTGAGGGCTGGGATCGAGTTTCTGACAACCTTTGGCCGAGCGATCTATACATCATCGTTGATACGGCGAGTCAAGTTTTGCTTTCTAAAATTTCTGATAGTCCGCTGAACCGCAATCTTTTCAGTAAAACACCCGTTTTGGTCATCGACCATCATACTGATGCCACGCCAGATCTGGAGTTTGAAAATTCTCTGATTCTGCTCGAAAAGCCCAGTTGCGCAGAAGTTATTTTCGAAATGGCGCAAGACTTAGACTTCCCAATAAACGAAAGGGCGGCAAATCATCTGATGGGCGCAATTTTGAGCGACACGCTCGGATTTTCAACACAGAATGTTCAGCCAAGAACATTCGAAATCGCCAGCCAACTCACCAAACTCGGTGCAAGCACATCCAAGATTGAAGACGCACGGCGAGAACTTTCAAAAAAAGCACCAGAAATCCTCGAATATAAAGGAGAACTCATCCGCAGAATCGAGTATTTTTTGGACGGCAAACTCGCGCTCGTTCATATACCGTGGGAAGAAATCAAAAAATATTCTGACAAATACAACCCCAGCGTCTTAGTTCTGGATGAAATGCGGCTCGTCGAAGGCGTCGAAGTTTGCGTCGCCATCAAAACTTATCCAGACGGTAAATTGACCGGCAAAATCCGCACCAACTCACCAATTGCGGCAGATATCGCGGGCTATTTTGGTGGAGGCGGACACGCTTATGCAGCGGGCTTCCGGGTTTATGAGCAGTATGAGTGGATTTTGAGAGATTTAGTTTCCGCAACAGATAAAATAATTAGAAAATAA
- a CDS encoding DUF2797 domain-containing protein, translating to MNTEIFDKTLLLTRVDFDKNQNPRLKLGEAETGKIHNFTPQFGTDLTLKIDTSERFCIGWHDLNTGEDFLCPENSTVDKKYEQCSKCKKRTGFDPAFYNASQGEISAQQETRNAQPHLVYLAYFSDEVIKVGISFAGRGIARLLEQGARAALILGEFPTANIARNYEEKISRMPDFVENVKANMKLKLLEKPFNFDQASKNLLEARDKIESALNTNFDQNIPQDLSQFYAPNGQIPSGEIIPISDCAQNSPDEIIFSGRMLAQVGYIWLAENQGEIVAIPLRKFTGYKVEISPQIQPICLPERQASLFDF from the coding sequence ATGAACACTGAAATCTTTGACAAAACTCTCCTTTTAACCCGCGTTGACTTCGACAAAAATCAAAATCCTCGACTTAAACTTGGTGAAGCAGAAACGGGTAAAATCCACAACTTTACACCACAATTTGGCACGGATTTAACGCTAAAAATCGACACTTCTGAGCGGTTTTGTATCGGCTGGCACGATTTAAACACTGGCGAGGACTTCCTCTGTCCAGAAAATTCTACTGTTGACAAAAAATATGAACAATGTTCTAAATGCAAAAAACGGACAGGATTTGATCCAGCATTCTACAACGCATCGCAAGGCGAGATTTCCGCTCAACAAGAGACAAGAAACGCCCAGCCACACTTGGTGTATCTGGCATATTTTTCAGATGAAGTTATCAAAGTTGGTATAAGTTTTGCTGGGCGCGGGATAGCGAGATTATTGGAGCAGGGCGCACGAGCGGCATTGATTTTGGGCGAATTTCCGACTGCCAATATTGCTAGAAATTACGAAGAAAAAATCTCTCGAATGCCAGATTTTGTTGAAAATGTCAAGGCTAATATGAAGTTAAAACTTCTCGAAAAGCCTTTTAACTTCGATCAAGCCTCAAAAAACTTGCTCGAAGCACGAGACAAAATAGAATCCGCCTTAAACACCAACTTCGACCAAAATATTCCACAAGACCTCAGTCAATTTTACGCGCCCAATGGCCAAATTCCGAGCGGCGAAATCATCCCGATAAGCGATTGTGCGCAAAATTCTCCAGATGAAATTATATTTTCTGGGCGTATGCTCGCGCAAGTTGGCTACATTTGGCTGGCAGAAAATCAAGGTGAGATTGTCGCCATACCGCTAAGAAAATTCACCGGCTACAAGGTTGAAATTTCTCCCCAAATCCAGCCAATTTGCTTACCTGAGCGCCAAGCGTCGCTGTTCGACTTTTAA
- the dnaX gene encoding DNA polymerase III subunit gamma/tau: protein MSKAFYRKYRSKSLAEVVGQDHITEVLERAINQGKIAHAYLFTGPRGVGKTSIARILAHEINALPYEEETNHPDIIEIDAASNNSVEDIRELRERIEVAPFSAQYRVYIIDEVHMLSKSAFNALLKTLEEPPKHAVFILATTDAHKLPATIISRTQQFVFHLIEEDKIIEHLRFISNQEGIKISDQALQLIAEKGGGSFRDSISLLDQISSISNEEISAEKIEQILGLAPKKTISDLIEFYEAQNIGEILRVVENLRMSGADLRGFVEQFLSETKRLLSAKPHLIRLISPLMKIKNSPFLETELLTILIDLPENFVIAPAIISAPQQNNFNTHSTPNERALNEISKGIENKTDTAENKIPPVSMPDQTPETAPLPQAKKADDPDKQPEAEPSTKPNASKQSDGSLDWTAFIRKVKEKGAGAGAILSRSEHKIEGGILKIYTGAKIKKAQLEKAQNRSLMSEALAEIGAEHWQMEIFAENKPFDDPTLAAVSAIMGGGVEVNPNE from the coding sequence ATGAGCAAAGCGTTTTATAGAAAGTATCGCAGCAAATCTCTTGCGGAGGTTGTAGGGCAAGATCATATCACCGAGGTGCTTGAGCGCGCCATTAATCAGGGCAAAATCGCCCACGCATATCTCTTCACGGGTCCACGAGGTGTGGGCAAAACTTCAATCGCAAGGATTTTGGCGCACGAGATCAACGCTCTGCCTTATGAAGAAGAAACCAACCATCCCGACATCATCGAGATTGACGCCGCTTCCAATAATAGTGTCGAGGACATAAGAGAACTGCGTGAGCGGATTGAGGTTGCGCCGTTTTCTGCCCAATATCGCGTCTATATCATCGACGAAGTCCATATGCTTTCCAAATCCGCCTTTAATGCACTCCTTAAAACTCTCGAGGAGCCGCCCAAGCACGCCGTGTTTATTCTTGCCACGACTGACGCTCACAAGTTGCCCGCAACTATTATCTCGCGCACACAGCAATTTGTTTTTCATCTGATAGAAGAAGATAAAATCATTGAGCATCTGCGTTTTATTTCAAACCAAGAAGGTATTAAAATCTCCGACCAAGCGCTTCAATTGATTGCCGAGAAGGGTGGTGGGAGTTTTCGTGATAGCATTAGTCTACTGGATCAAATATCAAGCATTAGCAATGAAGAGATTTCTGCGGAAAAAATTGAGCAGATCTTGGGTTTGGCGCCCAAGAAAACAATCTCCGACTTGATTGAATTTTACGAAGCTCAAAATATTGGCGAGATCCTGCGAGTAGTGGAGAATCTGCGGATGAGCGGGGCGGATTTGCGCGGATTTGTGGAGCAATTTTTGAGTGAAACCAAAAGGCTTCTTTCGGCCAAGCCTCATCTTATTCGACTGATCTCGCCTTTGATGAAAATTAAAAATTCGCCGTTTTTAGAAACAGAACTGTTGACGATCTTGATTGATCTGCCAGAAAACTTCGTTATAGCGCCAGCAATTATTTCTGCGCCTCAGCAAAATAACTTCAACACGCATTCAACGCCGAATGAAAGGGCATTGAACGAAATTTCAAAGGGCATTGAAAACAAAACAGATACAGCAGAAAACAAAATCCCACCCGTGTCAATGCCTGACCAGACGCCAGAAACGGCGCCCCTCCCCCAAGCAAAAAAGGCTGACGACCCCGATAAACAGCCCGAGGCGGAACCTTCAACAAAGCCAAACGCCAGCAAGCAATCGGATGGAAGCCTTGACTGGACAGCGTTCATCCGCAAGGTCAAAGAAAAGGGCGCGGGCGCGGGCGCAATCCTAAGCAGAAGCGAGCATAAAATTGAGGGCGGTATTTTGAAAATTTACACTGGCGCCAAAATTAAAAAAGCCCAACTCGAAAAGGCACAAAATCGGTCTCTTATGAGCGAAGCCTTAGCGGAAATTGGCGCGGAGCATTGGCAGATGGAAATCTTCGCCGAGAATAAACCATTCGACGATCCAACTTTGGCGGCCGTATCAGCAATAATGGGTGGAGGAGTAGAGGTAAATCCAAATGAATAA